The following is a genomic window from Hymenobacter sp. APR13.
GTTTCGCTGACGTGGGTGCTCAACACCCGGCAGGGCGACGTGCCGCCGTTCGGCAAGTTCCTGAGCCCCTTCCGCGGGTTCTGGCGCAATGCTGAGCCCGCCGCTGCGCCCGCCGCCCTCCAGACGCTGCGCCTGCCGGGCCTGCGCCAGCCCGTGCAGGTCCGCTTCGACGACCGGCACGTGCCCCACATCTTCGCCCAAAACGACCACGACCTGTACTACGCGCAGGGCTACCTCACGGCCCGCGACCGGCTCTGGCAGATGGATTTCATTGCCCACGTGGCCGCCGGGCGCCTGTCGGAGATTGTGGGGCCCGCCCGGCTGGAAACCGACCGGTTTTTCCGGCGCATGGGCCTGCCGTTTGGCGCCCGCCGCTCCCTGGACTCGGCCATGACCGACCCGGTGACCCGCACCGTGCTGACATCCTACGCCGACGGGGCTAACGCCTACATCGGCAGCCTCACGCCCCAAACGCTGCCCTTTGAGTACAAGCTGCTCGACTACCAGCCCGAGCCCTGGGAGCCGCTGAAAAGTGCCCTGATTCTGAAATACATGGCTTTCGATCTGAGCGGCCGCTCCGACGACCTGCGCATGAGCAACGCGCTGGCCCGCTACGGCCCGGCCGTCATCAAGGACCTGTTTCCGGATTACCCGGTGCAGGAAGATCCCATCGTGCCCGTGGGCACGCCGCTCGACTTTACGCCTCTGCCAGTTCCGTCCACGCCGCCGGGCTTTCTGGCGGCCATGTCGGGCAAGGTGCCGCAGAACGAGCCCGACCCGGAGTTGGGCTCCAACAACTTCGCGGTGAGCGGGGCCAAGTCGGCCTCGGGCTTTCCGCTGCTGGCCAACGACCCGCACCTGCAGCTCAACCTGCCCAGCATCTGGTACCAAGTGCAGCTGGCCGCGCCCGGCCTAAACGTGTACGGCGTGAGCATTCCGGGCACGCCCACGGTCATCATCGGCTTCAACGAGCAGGTGGCCTGGGGCGTGACCAACGTGGCCGCCGACGTGCTCGACTGGTACCAGCTGAAGTTCAAGGATAGCACGCGGCGCGAGTACTGGCACGATGGCCGCTGGAAACCTATCCGGCGGGTGGTGGAGCGCATTACGGTGCACGGCCAGCCCGACCGCCTCGACACAGTGCTCTACACCCACCACGGCCCCATCGTGTACGATAAGCCGGAGAAGCCCTTCCTTGCGGGCCACGCGCCCGTAGCCCACGCCATGCGCTGGACCGCCCACGATGCCGCCAACGAGTACCAGACCTTCTACCGCCTCAACCGCGCCCGCAACTACCAGGACTACACGGCCGCGCTCAGCACCTACGGCTCGCCGGCCCAGAACTTCATTTTCGCCAGCGCCGACAAGGACATTGCCATCTGGCCCAACGGCCGCTTTCCGCTGAAGTGGCGCGAGCAGGGCAAGTTCATCCTCGATGGCACCGACCCGGCCTACGACTGGCAGGGCTGGATTCCGGCCGCCCAGAACCCGCACGTGCTAAACCCGCCGCGGCAGTTTGTGTCGTCGGCCAACCAGTTTTCCACCGGCCCCGATTACCCTTACTACCTCAACTGGAACTACGGCGACGGCAGTTACGACCGCGCCCACCGCATCAACGAGCGGCTGGCCGGCATGCGCCAGGTTACGCCCGACAGCCTGCGGATGCTGCAAAACGACAACCTCAACCTGACGGCCCAGTTGCTGCTGCCCCGCCTGCTGCAGCTGGCCGCCGGCCCCGCCAACGCCGATACGCTGGTTGCGGCCAGCTCACCCGAGGCCCGCGTGTTGGCCGAGCTGCGCCGCTGGAACTACCATTATACCGCCGACGCCCTGGCGCCCAGCGTGTACGAGCTGTGGTACGGCAACCTCGTGAAGCGCATCTGGTCCGACGATTTCGGGCTGAAAGCCACCGGCCTGGAGATGCGCATGCCCGCCCGCGACCGAACCAAAACCCTCATCCTGCGCGAAGCCAACAGCCGCTGGATCGACGACCAACGCACGCCGCAGCGCGAGACCCTGCCGCAGCTGGTGCGCCGCAGCCTGCGCTTCGCCACCGACTCGCTGACCCGCAAATACGGCCCGCTGGGCCCGCGCTGGGCCTGGAAAAACCAAAAAAGCACCGACATCCTGCACATGCTCCAGATTCCCGGCTTCGGGCACATGGACCTAGACTGTGGCGGCGGTGCGGGCATCGTGAATGCCACCACCGAGCGCACTGGCCCTTCGTGGCGCATGGTGGTGGCGCTGGGCCCGCGCGTGAAGGCCTACGGCGTGTTTCCGGGCGGGCAAAGCGGAAACCCCGGCTCCGTCGCCTACGACGATATGCTGGAAACCTGGCGCGTGGGTCAGCTCAATGAGCTGATTTTCCTGCGCTCGGCCACCGAGCCCAACCCGCGTGTCCGAGCCGCTTGGACGCTGGAGCGCTAAGGCCGCCCAGCTCTATCCTTGCTGGGATTCACTGCCGCATATCAGGCGGCCACTCTATTTTCCTGCCAACTCATCGGTTAGCCGCGGCGCCCATCGCCCTGCTGCCTGCCCTCCATTAACCCCCATGAAACCTGCGCTGCTCCTGTTCCTGATGATTCTGGCCCTGGCCACCGTGGCCCAGCTGTTCCTGCCTTGGTGGGTGATTACGCCGCTGTGTATGGGGCTGGCGTTCTTTTCGGCTGCTACACCCGGGCCGGCGTTTGGGACCGGCTTCCTGGGCATTGGGCTGGGCTGGCTGGGGCTGGCCGGCTGGCTTAGCCTGCAAAACCATCATATACTGGCGCAGCGGGTGGCGCAGTTGCTGCCACTGGGTGGCTCGGCCGGGGCACTGTTGCTGGTTACGGCTATAGTAGGCGGGCTGGTAGGTGGGCTGGCAGCACTGGCCGGCAGCTGGGCCCGGCAGGCCGTCCGACCCCGCCCTATCGCCTGAGTGGCTGCCCGTGTCAAATATGGCATCCTATGCAACTTAACTTCCGTAGGCGTGTTACCTGATTTCCTCTACCTGCAGCAGCGCCGTGGTGGAGGGCTTGTCCATTAGGCAAGGCGGCGGATGTTGTACCTGGAAGTTTTCTGTTGGAAGTATTGATTTCAAACGCCCGCCTCTTCTGCGGCGTTCTGGCATTGCCGCTGCTGGCGGCGTCAGTGGCTGGCTGCGAACCAGCTCCACCCCGAGGCAATTCACACGCAGCCCAGACACGTCCGCAGCCGCGCAACCTCCGCCTCGATTCGCTCCGCGCCGACTCCATCAGCCGCACCGATGGCCGGCTGCCTGGCGCCATCCTGCCCAGCCAGCGCATTGTGGCTTTCTATGGCAATCCACTACACAAAGGCATGGGCATTCTTGGGGCACTGCCCAAAGACCAGATGCTGCTGCGTCTGCAGCAACAGGCAGCCGAGTGGCAACAGGCTGATTCAATACCTGTACGCCCTGCCCTGCACATGACGGCCATCATTGCCCAGCGAGACTCTGGAGCAGATGGCATGTACCGGCTGTCGCTGCCCGATAGCACCATCCGGCGCGTCATCCGCTGGGGCCAGGAGCACAAGGCGCTGGTGTTTCTGGATGTACAAGTAGGCCTGAGCACCTTGCCGCAAGAGCTGCCGCAGCTTGAGAAATACCTGCGCCTACCGTTCGTCCATCTCGGCATCGACCCGGAGTTCTCCATGAAGTCGGGCCGGCGCCCCGGCACAGAAGTAGGCGAGTTTGACGCCCGCGACATCAATTACGCCCGGCAGTTTCTGGCCCGCGTGGTCAGCCAGCACCAGTTGCCGCCCAAAGTGCTGGTCGTGCACCGCTTCCGGCAGGACATGGTTACCAACTACCAGCAAATCCGGCTCGACCCGCGAGTGCAAATTGTGATGCACATGGATGGCTGGGGTACCCCCAGCGTAAAACGCAGCTCCTACCGCAAATTCATTCGCCGGGAGCCAGTAGAATATGCCGGTTTCAAAATTTTCTACCGCAACGACAGCCGCACCAACTCGCGCCTCATGACACCGCAGGAAGTCGCTGGCCTAACCCCCACTCCCCTTTATATTCAATACCAGTAGGTTAGGCAAACCAGCCTCTTCTGTATGCTAACTGATATTTCTAGATAAAACACGCAGTTAGCTTCGCAAAAAATACCGCCTTGGTTTCGGTAGCTGCCCACGGAAAACGTAACTTTCGGCAACTACCTTCCTCTTTTTAAGTTTCTCAGTGCGGCATTTTTCTTCCCTCAGCCTCGGGCTCACTTCGCTGGGCCTGGCCCTTTCCCTCACCACGCTGCCCGGTTGCGGTTCCCGCTCTGGCACCGACTCCGAGAATCCAGCGGCTGTAGCCGATACCGTCGCCCAGCCCGTGGCTGTGGATACCGTGCAGCTCAAGCTGCAGGCCATGCGCCGCGATTCGCTGCTGGCTGATTCGATTGCCAAGAAAAACGGTCAGTTGCCCGGCGCCATCCTGCCCGGCCACCGCATTGTGGCGTTCTACGGCAACATCCGCTCAAAAGGCATGGGCATTTTGGGCCGCGAGCCCAAAGAACAGATGTTGGCCAAGTTCCGGAAGGTGCAAAAGGAATGGCAGGAAGCCGAGCCCGGCCTGCCTATCCAGCCCGCGCTGCACAGCGTCACCATCACCGCCCAGGCCGATGCCGGCAAAGATGGCAAGTACCGCCTGATGAACTCCAAGGCTACCATCGAGGAAACCATCAAATGGGCCAAGGATAACAACTGCATCATCTTCCTGGACGTGCAGGTGGGCCTGAGCGACCTGGAGCACGAGCTGCACAAGCTGGAGCCCTACCTCAAAGACCCGATCGTCCACATGGGCATCGACCCCGAGTTTGCCATGGCCACTAAAGGTGTGCGCCCCGGCAAGAAAATCGGCACCTACGATGCCAAGGATGTCAACTACGCCATCAACTTCCTGGCCCGCATCGTCAGCGAAAACAAGCTCCCCCCCAAAGTCCTGACGGTGCACCGCTTCACCCAGGGCATGGTTACCAACTACAAGAACATCAAGCTGGACCCACGCGTCCAGGTTGTCATGCACATGGATGGCTGGGGCGACCCTACGCTTAAAAAGGACTCCTACAGAGCGTATATCGAGAAGCAGCCTGTCCAGTACACTGGCTTCAAGCTGTTCTATGAGTACGACATCAAGCCCAAAAACTCTCACTTGATGACTCCCAAGGAAGTGTTGGCAGAGTTGAATCCCAAGCCTCTGTACATCCAGTACCAGTAACCTTAGGGTTGATATAAACAGAAAACGCGGCCATAGCAGCCGCGTTTCTGTTATATCAACCCATGCAGGCAGGTAGCCTATTTTAAGCTGCGCAACAGCCTCTTTTCGCGCATCCCAGATGCAGGCTCATTCGGCTCGGCAGGAAGCAGGGTTATATTTTGTATTCCTGCCCCCCGTACCTGCACCTCTTCGTTGACGTAGCCAGCGTAGCTAAACTGAACCACCGTATGTCCGGCGGCCAGTGGCAGTTGATAGTTGCCTTGCGAGTCCGTTGTGACGCCATATGGACTTCCTTTCCACAACACGGTTGCCCCTGTGATTGGCTTGCCCACCTCGTTCAGCACTCGTCCACGTACGGTAGCCGCTGCAACAGCTTCCGTAGGTTCGCTCACGCTCGTTGCAAAGCCAGCAGCCTCGCTGTAATTGATGCCACAAAGGCTTACAGCAAGGGCTAATGTGCAACAGCAAAAAATGCTCAAAGCAGTACTTGAACGGTAAGCGCGAGCCGATAAACGAAGCATGACCAAAAGATATAAGGAAAAATCCATGAAAGTCTCTCCTAACGCCACCAAGCGCTACATGCCACAATGCTCACACTGCAATCATAATAGCCATGCAATCAGGGGGCGAGAAAGAATATACAATAATACTATATTGTTACTATTCTGTTAATATTTTGAACAATCTATTTTCATTAAACCCTGAAAAGTTTGTTTAAATAGAGAACGAGGCATCTATACGCCGTACGGCCAGCTATATTCTACTCTACAATGATAGCGTGCATGATCGTATAGTGGACTCCTGCACGTCTGTGACTCTTGCAACAGACATAGGCACGCATTGCATCACGAAGTATAAATCATAGCGCTGCTGTTCATTCTGGGCAACGCTTATAAACGCCGTTGCCCCCGCGCCAGGCCCCGGGAGGGGGCGGCACGGGGGCAACGGGCAATGCAGTAAGGTTGGCGGCGACCGACTCTCCCACCGATGAAGGCAGTACCATAGGCGCTCCGGGGCTTAACGACTCTGTTCGGAATGGGAAGAGGTGAACACCCGGGCTAAAGCCACCATTACTGGGGCGGCAGCTCTGTGTTCAAGGTGAGCTGCCAACAAAACCGTTGACGTAAGGACAAAAGAGAAAACTAAAGAAGCAAATTCCGAGCATTGTCAAGCAAAGCGTTCGAGTCCTTAGTACGGCTCGGCTGTGGCATTTCGGCCTCTACACCTACCGCCTATCTACGTCGTGGTCTACGACGACTCTTCCTATATAGGAGATCTCATCTTCAGGTGAGTTTCGCACTTAGATGCTTTCAGCGCTTATCTCATCCCAGCGTCGCTACCCGGCGCTGCAACTGGCGTCACAACCGGTGCACGAGCGGCTGGTCCAACTCGGTCCTCTCGTACTAAAGTCAGGTCCTGTCAAATCTCCAACGCCCACCACAGATAGGGACCGAACTGTCTCACGACGTTCTGAACCCAGCTCGCGTGCCACTTTAATCGGCGAACAGCCGAACCCTTGGGACCTTCTCCAGCCCCAGGACGTGACGAGCCGACATCGAGGTGCCAAACCTCCCCGTCGATATGAGCTCTTGGGGGAGATCAGCCTGTTATCCCCGGCGTACCTTTTATCCTTTGAGCGATGGCCCTTCCATGCGGAACCACCGGATCACTATATCCGTCTTTCGACCCTGCTCGGCTTGTAGGCCTCACAGTCAAGCCCGCTTCTGCTATTGCGCTCTACATCCGGTTACCAAGCGGATTGAGCGGACCTTTGAAAGCCTCCGATACTCTTTTGGAGGCGACCACCCCAGTCAAACTACCCAGCAGACACTGTCTCCGTTGCCAGATTAGGCACCAAGCAACACAAGGGTGGTATTTCAACGGCGACTCCCCAAAACCTAGCGGCCCTGGCTCAACGTCTCCCACCTATGCTACACATGTGTTACCCAGCGTCAATGTCAACCTATAGTAAAGGTGCACGGGGTCTTTCCGTCCCGTGGCGGGTACTCGGCATCTTCACCGAGACTACAATTTCACCGAGCTCACGGCTGAGACAGCGCCCAGATCGTTACACCATTCGTGCAGGTCGGAACTTACCCGACAAGGAATTTCGCTACCTTAGGACCGTTATAGTTACGGCCGCCGTTTACCGGGGCTTCGATTCAAACCTTCGCAGCTTGCGCCACTAAGTTCCCCTCTTAACCTTCCGGCACCGGGCAGGTGTCAGACCTTATACTTCCGCTTGCGCGTTCGCAAAGTCATGTGTTTTTGTTAAACAGTCGCCTGGGCCTTTTCACTGCGGCTTCTCGTCTTGCAACGAGGAAGCGACCCTTCTCCCGAAGTTACAGGTC
Proteins encoded in this region:
- a CDS encoding penicillin acylase family protein, producing MLRIIKPVLALLVSVSLTWVLNTRQGDVPPFGKFLSPFRGFWRNAEPAAAPAALQTLRLPGLRQPVQVRFDDRHVPHIFAQNDHDLYYAQGYLTARDRLWQMDFIAHVAAGRLSEIVGPARLETDRFFRRMGLPFGARRSLDSAMTDPVTRTVLTSYADGANAYIGSLTPQTLPFEYKLLDYQPEPWEPLKSALILKYMAFDLSGRSDDLRMSNALARYGPAVIKDLFPDYPVQEDPIVPVGTPLDFTPLPVPSTPPGFLAAMSGKVPQNEPDPELGSNNFAVSGAKSASGFPLLANDPHLQLNLPSIWYQVQLAAPGLNVYGVSIPGTPTVIIGFNEQVAWGVTNVAADVLDWYQLKFKDSTRREYWHDGRWKPIRRVVERITVHGQPDRLDTVLYTHHGPIVYDKPEKPFLAGHAPVAHAMRWTAHDAANEYQTFYRLNRARNYQDYTAALSTYGSPAQNFIFASADKDIAIWPNGRFPLKWREQGKFILDGTDPAYDWQGWIPAAQNPHVLNPPRQFVSSANQFSTGPDYPYYLNWNYGDGSYDRAHRINERLAGMRQVTPDSLRMLQNDNLNLTAQLLLPRLLQLAAGPANADTLVAASSPEARVLAELRRWNYHYTADALAPSVYELWYGNLVKRIWSDDFGLKATGLEMRMPARDRTKTLILREANSRWIDDQRTPQRETLPQLVRRSLRFATDSLTRKYGPLGPRWAWKNQKSTDILHMLQIPGFGHMDLDCGGGAGIVNATTERTGPSWRMVVALGPRVKAYGVFPGGQSGNPGSVAYDDMLETWRVGQLNELIFLRSATEPNPRVRAAWTLER
- a CDS encoding carboxypeptidase regulatory-like domain-containing protein, encoding MDFSLYLLVMLRLSARAYRSSTALSIFCCCTLALAVSLCGINYSEAAGFATSVSEPTEAVAAATVRGRVLNEVGKPITGATVLWKGSPYGVTTDSQGNYQLPLAAGHTVVQFSYAGYVNEEVQVRGAGIQNITLLPAEPNEPASGMREKRLLRSLK